In one window of Deltaproteobacteria bacterium DNA:
- a CDS encoding YggT family protein, with protein sequence MTGFIVQAIELYSYIVLASVLVSWVRLPRDNPLVQILDTFTEPVLEPIRKLMPDMGGIDFSPMILFVLLSMLSSQF encoded by the coding sequence ATGACAGGATTTATCGTTCAGGCCATTGAGCTCTATTCATATATCGTTTTGGCCAGTGTTTTGGTGTCGTGGGTGCGATTGCCGCGAGACAATCCATTGGTTCAAATCCTAGATACGTTTACTGAACCTGTACTGGAACCTATTCGTAAGCTGATGCCGGACATGGGCGGCATTGATTTCTCGCCGATGATTCTCTTCGTTTTGCTCAGCATGCTTAGTTCTCAGTTCTAA